Proteins from a single region of Cytophagaceae bacterium:
- a CDS encoding integration host factor subunit beta, which translates to MTKAEVISIISDKTGVDKAVTSITVEAFFQTVKDSLAAGEAIYVRGFGSFVNKKRAEKKARNISKKTTVTVPAHYIPSFKPSKEFVEEVKTKVK; encoded by the coding sequence GTGACTAAAGCAGAGGTTATTTCTATTATTTCGGACAAAACCGGTGTTGATAAAGCCGTTACTTCTATTACTGTAGAAGCTTTTTTCCAAACCGTAAAAGATTCACTTGCCGCTGGTGAGGCTATCTATGTAAGAGGTTTCGGAAGTTTTGTAAACAAAAAAAGAGCAGAGAAAAAAGCTCGTAATATCTCTAAAAAGACTACTGTAACTGTTCCGGCACATTACATCCCAAGTTTTAAACCTTCTAAAGAGTTTGTAGAAGAAGTAAAAACTAAAGTAAAATAA
- a CDS encoding CPBP family intramembrane metalloprotease has protein sequence MFEIPEKSERPAVSSLFIIIGLIIVGIAAGNILSMIWILVKFPPQTYSIFDLQESVALSSKNWWFTVLNLGLSSIFTFILPGIFYWTKIEKKKLNDFNPKSLPVIGVFALAFIIQLIFAPLNGTIQEYNQNMKLPAFIRPLEQFMQEMEQSLAQLTEFLTSFQSPLELLVALVVIAGIAGIGEELIFRGLIQRKIYYASKNPHLAIWLAAFIFSAIHFQFYGFFPRLFLGAMFGYFYFWTGNLWVPIAAHIFNNGLAVVMIFLVNKKVIPAEVEKMDQVPLSLAITSLFLFLGSMWYFRGYALKEEIQS, from the coding sequence ATGTTTGAGATACCTGAAAAATCAGAAAGGCCTGCTGTTTCGTCACTGTTTATTATTATTGGCTTAATAATCGTGGGTATTGCGGCAGGAAATATCCTATCAATGATTTGGATATTGGTTAAATTTCCACCCCAGACCTATTCCATTTTTGACCTTCAGGAATCCGTGGCATTATCCTCAAAAAACTGGTGGTTCACGGTTTTAAATCTGGGATTGTCCTCAATTTTTACTTTTATTTTACCGGGGATATTTTATTGGACCAAAATCGAAAAAAAGAAGCTCAATGACTTTAATCCCAAAAGCCTGCCGGTTATAGGTGTGTTTGCACTTGCGTTTATTATTCAGCTTATTTTTGCTCCTCTCAATGGCACGATTCAGGAATACAACCAAAACATGAAATTGCCCGCTTTTATACGCCCATTGGAACAGTTTATGCAAGAAATGGAGCAAAGCCTTGCCCAATTAACAGAATTTCTAACCTCATTCCAATCTCCCCTGGAATTGCTTGTGGCCTTAGTGGTAATTGCTGGTATTGCAGGTATTGGTGAGGAGTTGATTTTCAGAGGATTGATACAGAGGAAAATATATTATGCCAGCAAAAACCCTCATTTGGCCATCTGGCTTGCTGCGTTTATTTTCAGTGCTATTCACTTCCAGTTTTATGGTTTTTTCCCGCGTCTGTTTTTGGGTGCCATGTTTGGATATTTTTATTTTTGGACAGGCAATTTATGGGTACCTATAGCCGCACATATTTTCAATAATGGTCTTGCCGTGGTTATGATTTTCCTTGTAAACAAAAAGGTGATTCCGGCTGAAGTAGAAAAAATGGACCAGGTACCTTTGAGTTTGGCAATCACTTCATTATTCTTGTTTTTGGGTAGTATGTGGTATTTTCGAGGATATGCTTTAAAAGAGGAAATCCAATCTTAA
- a CDS encoding OmpA family protein, translated as MYIRIIFLLLFLLFSFEGIAQNSSKQLKKAETSSKNLSYAEAIEIYDGILKKSKGLSDEEILSIKLNLAEAYYFVKDYKNAEKYYLEVLSNNPVLKGEKLKAYQRYAQVLSSNGKHQESSKIWMKYTDLQDQDKRGLEFSKLYNNIDPLIRNAGSYRLEYVGINTASPDFSPSFYKDGMVFVSSRNPNNSVKRVFKWDNSSFLDLYYLEDLKVINKEDKTAALGGGGNESDKNNKNKPKTEKLGNDYYTPPTANDANTIAHTGSELINGSKNYEETAIIDVKKFSRTLNSKYHEGPCTFFDNAQKIIFTRNGNSGGGGIFGQKKEGISRLKLYSAEKKSNDWGNIKELAFNSDDYSCGHPSVDKTDKILYFVSDMPGGYGGTDLYMSKFINGTWSKPENLGGKVNTVGNEMFPFIAPDGQLYFSSDGHPGLGDLDIFVAKTDPSNGKVLGKARNVGAPLNSQNDDFGIITDSNRNFGYFSSNRKRGGSDDDIYKFNRIGTLFGCRDLIVNVFDKDTKKPIDKAKFSYFESTQSNNLENGITNNSGNIKLCLPADKEFVFNFQTEGYDPLSKDYNNLDASDFEPSILNIYLKKEAPKVPVLTEPVVKKEKKQGILIQKRTVGGNSNIFRGVISGGENNEPMSAVKVKFINKCNGEVQEMYTRRDGSYEFKRDLECDYELIASRENFAPSSEIIEKAIKKTLFGKKVKPTFSLNLFDTKLYKVGDVIKLENIYYNTDDFKVRDFSKKELDKLANTLKRYPNMIIEIASHTDTRGNAGTNLALSQKRANEVRKYLLSRGVEKNRIKATGKGESEPLNACSDGVQCTEAEHQRNRRTEFKILTIERK; from the coding sequence ATGTATATTAGGATTATATTTCTATTACTATTTCTGCTTTTTAGCTTCGAAGGAATTGCTCAAAATTCCTCTAAACAGCTAAAAAAAGCAGAAACTAGCTCAAAAAACCTCTCATACGCAGAGGCAATAGAGATATATGATGGTATTCTAAAAAAAAGCAAAGGCCTTTCCGACGAAGAAATACTATCTATAAAACTCAATCTTGCCGAAGCCTATTATTTTGTCAAAGATTATAAAAATGCCGAAAAATACTACCTTGAAGTACTTTCAAACAATCCTGTTCTAAAAGGTGAAAAACTTAAAGCTTATCAAAGATATGCACAGGTTTTAAGTAGCAACGGAAAGCATCAGGAATCTTCAAAGATTTGGATGAAATATACCGACTTGCAGGACCAAGATAAAAGAGGCTTGGAATTCAGTAAGTTATACAATAATATTGATCCATTAATCAGAAACGCTGGTAGTTATCGACTAGAATACGTAGGAATTAATACTGCCAGTCCTGATTTTAGCCCTTCTTTTTATAAAGATGGTATGGTCTTTGTTTCAAGCCGAAACCCAAACAACTCCGTAAAAAGGGTTTTTAAATGGGACAACTCATCTTTTCTTGATTTGTATTACCTGGAAGACCTCAAAGTTATTAACAAAGAAGATAAAACTGCTGCACTTGGTGGAGGTGGAAATGAATCTGATAAAAACAATAAAAATAAACCCAAAACCGAAAAGTTGGGAAATGATTATTATACGCCTCCTACTGCCAATGATGCCAACACAATAGCCCATACCGGTAGTGAACTCATTAATGGAAGTAAAAACTACGAAGAAACTGCAATTATTGATGTTAAAAAATTTAGCAGGACTCTGAATAGCAAATACCATGAAGGACCCTGTACTTTTTTTGATAATGCTCAAAAAATCATTTTTACTCGAAACGGCAACTCAGGCGGAGGTGGAATTTTTGGACAAAAAAAAGAAGGAATCTCCAGACTTAAATTATATTCTGCTGAAAAAAAATCAAATGACTGGGGCAATATTAAAGAGCTGGCTTTCAATAGCGATGACTATTCTTGCGGTCACCCTTCTGTAGATAAAACTGATAAAATTCTGTATTTTGTATCTGATATGCCTGGTGGATATGGCGGTACGGATCTTTACATGTCAAAATTTATTAATGGTACTTGGTCAAAACCCGAAAACCTTGGGGGGAAAGTAAATACCGTAGGAAACGAAATGTTTCCCTTTATAGCTCCTGATGGCCAACTTTATTTTTCGAGTGATGGACATCCCGGTCTGGGTGATCTGGATATTTTTGTGGCAAAGACCGATCCCTCAAATGGTAAAGTGTTGGGCAAAGCCAGGAATGTAGGTGCCCCTTTAAATTCCCAAAACGATGATTTCGGAATAATAACAGACTCAAACCGTAATTTTGGATACTTCAGTAGTAATAGAAAACGAGGAGGCTCTGATGATGATATTTATAAATTTAATCGAATCGGTACATTATTCGGCTGTCGTGACCTGATTGTAAATGTTTTTGATAAAGACACAAAAAAACCAATTGACAAAGCAAAATTCAGTTATTTTGAATCTACCCAAAGTAACAATCTTGAAAATGGCATTACCAACAATTCAGGAAATATTAAACTTTGTCTTCCGGCAGATAAAGAATTCGTTTTTAATTTTCAAACAGAAGGTTATGACCCACTTTCCAAAGATTACAACAATTTGGACGCTTCAGATTTTGAACCTTCAATTTTAAATATTTATCTTAAAAAAGAAGCACCTAAAGTTCCGGTACTGACAGAGCCTGTTGTAAAAAAAGAAAAAAAACAGGGGATTTTGATTCAAAAAAGAACAGTTGGTGGTAACTCCAATATTTTTAGAGGGGTGATCTCCGGTGGAGAAAACAACGAGCCAATGTCGGCCGTAAAAGTCAAATTTATAAACAAATGCAACGGCGAGGTTCAGGAAATGTACACCCGGCGTGATGGTAGCTATGAATTTAAACGTGATCTGGAATGTGATTATGAACTGATAGCATCAAGAGAAAACTTTGCACCAAGCTCAGAAATCATCGAAAAAGCCATTAAGAAAACCCTTTTTGGTAAAAAAGTAAAACCTACATTCTCTTTAAATTTATTTGACACGAAGCTTTACAAAGTTGGTGACGTTATAAAACTTGAAAATATTTATTATAACACCGACGATTTTAAGGTAAGAGATTTTTCTAAAAAAGAACTGGATAAATTGGCAAACACTTTAAAGAGATATCCTAACATGATCATAGAAATTGCTTCTCATACCGACACCAGAGGCAATGCAGGCACCAATCTGGCCCTCTCACAAAAACGAGCCAACGAAGTTAGGAAATATTTATTGAGCCGGGGAGTAGAAAAAAACAGAATAAAAGCTACCGGAAAAGGTGAGTCTGAGCCATTAAATGCATGCAGTGATGGTGTTCAATGCACAGAAGCCGAGCATCAACGAAACCGCAGGACAGAATTTAAAATTCTAACTATCGAACGTAAATAG
- a CDS encoding Rne/Rng family ribonuclease, with translation MSNELYISATPKGDRIALLQDKRLIEYHFDETEHQFSVGDIYFGSVKKVVSGLNAAFIDIGYEKDAFLHYHDLSPNILSLSKFTKDVIAKRPVNFKLKGFQMEPQIDKLGKIVDVLGKSQPILVQVVKEPISSKGPRLSCDISIAGRYIVLVPFSNSVNISKKITSKQERQRLHKLMSSVKPENFGVIVRTVAEGKEVADLQRDLENCVDKWENGIKALKNAKPRDRIISEMDRAASILRDMLNDDFDSVVVDAKESYDSIKSLLQTIAPQKEKILKLHTGKNKLFEQYGIEKQLKSLFGRSVSLPSGGYLIIEHTEALHVIDVNSGNKSTSEVDQEATAVSVNKEAAVEIARQLRLRDMGGIVVIDFIDMKKPENKRDVHEVLKDEMKPDRSKYTILPISKFGLSQITRQRVRPEMNVATRETCPACGGTGTISASIAVTDLIENNLEYLLTKQNEPKISIILHPFIYAYYKQGLISRQVKWFFKYKKWINLIKDSSLGMVDYHFLDSHGDEIELNN, from the coding sequence TTGAGCAACGAATTATATATATCTGCCACACCAAAGGGTGACCGAATAGCCTTATTGCAAGATAAGCGGCTAATCGAATACCATTTTGACGAAACCGAGCATCAGTTTTCGGTTGGTGATATCTATTTTGGTTCGGTAAAGAAAGTTGTTTCAGGCCTCAACGCTGCTTTTATTGATATAGGGTATGAAAAAGATGCTTTTTTGCATTATCATGACCTTAGTCCCAATATCCTTTCTCTATCAAAGTTTACAAAAGATGTAATCGCAAAAAGACCGGTAAATTTCAAGCTGAAAGGATTCCAGATGGAACCTCAGATTGACAAACTAGGTAAAATTGTTGATGTACTTGGTAAGAGTCAACCTATTCTTGTTCAGGTAGTTAAAGAGCCAATTTCATCCAAAGGCCCAAGATTGTCCTGCGATATTTCTATTGCTGGCCGATACATCGTATTGGTGCCATTTAGTAATTCTGTCAATATTTCCAAAAAAATCACTAGCAAGCAGGAGCGTCAGCGTCTTCATAAGTTGATGTCATCTGTAAAGCCTGAAAACTTTGGTGTTATTGTAAGAACAGTGGCAGAAGGAAAAGAAGTGGCTGACTTACAACGTGATCTCGAAAATTGTGTTGATAAGTGGGAAAACGGTATCAAAGCATTGAAAAATGCCAAGCCACGTGACAGGATTATTTCCGAAATGGATAGAGCTGCCTCTATTTTGAGAGACATGCTTAATGACGACTTTGATTCTGTAGTGGTAGATGCTAAAGAAAGCTACGATAGCATTAAAAGTCTGCTTCAAACTATTGCTCCACAAAAAGAAAAAATTCTAAAACTTCATACTGGCAAAAATAAACTTTTTGAACAATATGGAATTGAAAAGCAACTGAAGTCACTTTTCGGACGCTCAGTTAGCCTCCCAAGTGGCGGGTATTTGATTATTGAACATACCGAAGCCCTCCATGTAATTGATGTAAATAGTGGTAACAAATCAACCTCTGAGGTAGATCAGGAAGCTACAGCTGTAAGTGTAAACAAAGAAGCGGCAGTGGAAATTGCCCGTCAGTTACGGCTTAGAGATATGGGCGGAATTGTGGTGATCGACTTCATTGACATGAAAAAGCCCGAAAACAAGCGGGATGTTCATGAGGTCCTTAAAGATGAAATGAAGCCGGATAGGTCGAAATATACCATTTTGCCAATTTCTAAATTTGGATTATCGCAAATCACCCGTCAGCGTGTAAGACCTGAAATGAATGTTGCTACCCGTGAGACATGTCCTGCTTGTGGTGGTACAGGTACTATTTCGGCCAGTATTGCAGTTACCGACCTGATTGAAAACAATCTTGAATATCTCCTCACAAAACAAAACGAACCAAAAATCAGCATAATTCTTCATCCATTTATTTATGCTTACTACAAGCAGGGGCTCATTTCAAGACAAGTGAAGTGGTTCTTTAAATACAAAAAATGGATTAATCTTATCAAAGACTCATCTCTCGGAATGGTCGATTACCATTTCCTCGACTCTCACGGAGACGAAATCGAGCTGAATAACTAA
- a CDS encoding tail fiber domain-containing protein — protein sequence MKKTILSLLTLIICFKATAQISNTSISNNSLTISPNGIVDNRTQTLPATSKYIAIGDSSMFSNVNSDAVVSIGNKSMAKSSGIGYSVAIGDHSMYKSEQGYGNIAIGSSALYSTNAFGNVGIGMSALNKNNTGINNLGIGSSVLYENINGIRNLAMGTNAMGNSKSISDCIVIGNGSLYGLNYENANAAPTLNFLAIGNNVASKYNVPVNYHQMGSYSNILIGNNSFSNALSGENNVTLGVNTLLFTTNSSNNTAIGIEALRKLQNSIDIIHGSNSAMGHVSLIDLIYGSYNTAVGVASGNSLIYGNNNTFLGTSSGITGIPAGTYINNSMALGFNSKVNADNKVVIGDAGVAQIGGYATWSNYSDKRLKENIIYSSDLGLDFIKQLKTVRYNYKEDKNKKLETV from the coding sequence ATGAAAAAGACCATTTTGTCCCTACTTACTTTAATTATTTGTTTTAAAGCAACCGCCCAAATTTCAAATACATCCATTAGTAACAATAGTTTGACAATTTCACCTAACGGAATTGTTGATAACAGGACCCAGACCCTTCCTGCAACATCTAAATATATTGCAATAGGAGATAGTTCAATGTTTTCAAATGTAAATAGTGATGCAGTTGTGAGTATTGGAAATAAATCTATGGCAAAAAGCTCAGGAATTGGATATTCAGTCGCAATTGGTGACCATTCAATGTACAAATCTGAGCAAGGATACGGAAATATAGCAATCGGTTCTAGTGCATTGTATTCAACAAATGCTTTCGGAAATGTCGGAATTGGGATGTCAGCATTAAATAAAAATAATACAGGAATAAATAACCTAGGAATTGGTTCTAGTGTCTTATATGAGAATATCAATGGAATAAGAAATTTAGCAATGGGGACTAATGCCATGGGAAATAGTAAATCTATTTCGGACTGCATCGTAATCGGGAATGGATCATTATATGGTTTAAATTATGAGAATGCCAATGCTGCTCCAACCTTAAATTTTCTGGCAATTGGTAACAATGTGGCAAGTAAATATAATGTTCCGGTCAATTATCATCAAATGGGAAGTTATTCTAATATTTTAATTGGGAATAATTCGTTTTCCAATGCACTTTCTGGTGAAAATAATGTAACCTTAGGTGTCAATACCCTCCTTTTTACCACAAATTCAAGTAATAACACAGCAATAGGAATTGAAGCACTTAGAAAACTTCAAAATAGTATTGATATAATTCATGGTAGTAACTCTGCAATGGGTCATGTTTCATTAATTGATTTGATTTATGGATCATATAACACTGCTGTTGGTGTGGCTTCAGGTAATTCTTTAATTTATGGAAATAACAACACCTTTTTAGGTACCTCATCAGGCATAACAGGAATTCCGGCAGGTACCTATATTAATAACTCAATGGCACTTGGTTTTAATAGTAAGGTAAATGCAGATAATAAGGTAGTTATTGGTGACGCCGGAGTTGCTCAGATTGGAGGATATGCTACATGGTCAAATTATTCCGACAAAAGACTCAAAGAAAATATTATTTATTCTTCAGATTTGGGTTTGGATTTTATTAAACAATTAAAAACTGTTAGGTATAATTATAAAGAAGATAAAAACAAAAAATTAGAGACGGTTTGA
- the mutY gene encoding A/G-specific adenine glycosylase: MFSKKIISWYLKNKRDLPWRNTRNPYKIWLSEIILQQTRIAQGLPYYYKFTEKYPSLEDLAKAEIDDVLRLWQGLGYYSRGRNLHFTAKQIWFECGGEFPESFEGLKKLKGIGNYTAAAIVSFAFGKKVPAIDGNALRVFSRIYGIDAPIDDSSTIKSIFGLASELIENVDPALFNQGIMELGATVCTPKSPKCDHCPVRVDCTAFDKKLQEKLPYKSKKIKVIDRNISYYILIFEDKIWLKQRGTEDIWAGLYDFFESELPDILSKKTISGSFFQKHILTHQRLGIDFKYIFLDEIIMLPGGRFYTISEIEELPKPKVIDDAFKRMKEILGNENFRLQ, translated from the coding sequence ATGTTTTCCAAAAAAATTATCTCTTGGTATTTAAAAAATAAACGGGATTTACCGTGGCGAAACACCCGAAATCCGTATAAAATTTGGCTTTCAGAGATTATTCTTCAACAAACCAGAATAGCTCAGGGTTTACCTTATTATTATAAATTTACTGAAAAATATCCAAGTTTGGAAGACCTCGCCAAGGCAGAAATAGACGACGTACTGAGGTTATGGCAGGGTTTGGGGTATTATTCCCGGGGCAGAAACCTGCATTTTACGGCAAAACAAATTTGGTTTGAATGCGGGGGCGAGTTTCCTGAAAGTTTTGAAGGTTTGAAAAAGCTAAAAGGCATAGGAAATTATACTGCAGCGGCTATCGTTTCATTTGCTTTTGGTAAAAAAGTACCGGCAATTGATGGAAATGCATTAAGGGTATTTAGCAGAATTTATGGTATTGATGCACCTATTGATGATAGTTCAACTATAAAATCAATTTTTGGACTGGCATCAGAATTAATTGAAAATGTAGATCCTGCATTATTTAATCAAGGCATTATGGAGCTTGGTGCTACAGTGTGTACACCAAAATCACCTAAATGTGATCACTGTCCGGTTAGGGTTGATTGCACGGCATTTGACAAAAAACTTCAGGAAAAATTACCCTATAAATCAAAAAAAATAAAGGTAATTGACAGGAATATTTCATATTACATTTTGATTTTTGAAGACAAGATTTGGTTAAAACAAAGGGGCACTGAAGATATTTGGGCGGGATTATATGATTTCTTTGAATCAGAATTACCTGATATTTTATCAAAAAAAACCATTTCAGGAAGTTTTTTCCAAAAACATATACTAACACATCAAAGACTGGGAATAGATTTTAAATACATTTTTCTTGATGAAATAATAATGCTTCCGGGAGGACGCTTTTACACAATTTCTGAAATTGAAGAATTGCCAAAGCCAAAAGTAATTGATGATGCTTTTAAAAGAATGAAAGAAATTTTAGGAAATGAAAATTTTAGATTACAGTAA
- a CDS encoding tetratricopeptide repeat protein, which translates to MNQKKHLLGVLFLGMVALVFLATRPKTVVKKEVQAVQSQNSEKGKAVENQPHRLSAENSQRLEDLKKQLTAAQNKNEILGQIAQVFLNESVFDSAGVYFETIANTDGSLKNWSNAGDAYFQAFNIALTQHKVEKNAEKARFCYQKVLEKAPQNLHVKTNYAMTFVKSDSPMKAITMLREVLDQQPDYIPAMMSLGGLSMESGQYEKAVQRFENVLKIDPNNVNAKLGIAYSSIELGKTSVAKDILTQVLKSDIDPIMKDEITKTLNSLK; encoded by the coding sequence TTGAATCAAAAAAAACATCTTTTGGGTGTATTATTTCTGGGGATGGTTGCACTGGTTTTTTTAGCTACCAGGCCCAAAACTGTGGTAAAAAAAGAAGTTCAGGCCGTTCAATCTCAAAACTCTGAAAAGGGTAAAGCTGTTGAAAACCAGCCTCATAGACTGAGTGCTGAAAATTCCCAACGATTAGAAGACTTAAAAAAACAACTGACAGCAGCTCAGAATAAAAATGAAATACTTGGTCAAATTGCTCAGGTTTTTCTGAATGAATCAGTTTTTGATAGTGCAGGAGTTTATTTTGAAACTATCGCCAATACTGACGGCTCATTAAAAAATTGGTCAAATGCCGGTGATGCATATTTTCAGGCATTCAATATCGCCTTAACACAACACAAAGTTGAGAAAAATGCGGAAAAAGCCAGGTTTTGCTATCAAAAAGTACTGGAAAAGGCTCCACAAAATCTTCATGTAAAGACTAACTATGCAATGACATTTGTGAAGTCAGATTCGCCGATGAAAGCGATAACCATGTTAAGGGAGGTGCTGGATCAACAACCCGATTATATTCCGGCGATGATGAGTCTGGGTGGTCTGTCAATGGAGTCTGGTCAATATGAAAAAGCAGTACAAAGATTTGAAAATGTGCTTAAAATTGACCCGAATAATGTCAATGCAAAACTCGGAATTGCATACAGTAGCATTGAATTGGGTAAAACTTCAGTAGCTAAAGATATCTTAACTCAGGTTTTGAAATCAGATATTGATCCAATTATGAAAGATGAGATTACAAAAACTTTGAATAGTCTAAAGTAA
- the dusB gene encoding tRNA dihydrouridine synthase DusB, translated as MVKIGDIELGEFPLLLAPMEDVSDPPFRQVCKENGADLMYTEFVSSEGLIRNAAKSVQKLDIFEYERPIGIQLFGSDPDTMAECTRIATAANPDLIDINYGCPVKKVACRGAGAGLLQDIPMMTQMTKEVVEATHLPVTVKTRLGWDESTKNIEEVAERLQDVGIQALTIHGRTRSQMYKGEADWSLIAKVKNNPRIKIPIFGNGDIDSPEKALEYRNRFGVDGIMIGRAAIGYPWIFDEIKHYFATGEHMTTPTMDQRVDAAKKHLIFSIEWKGDTLGMLEMRRHYSNYFRGLQHFKEYRMKLVKSLEKQELFDTLEQIRREFGEIVLQSKAIHVEYGGAD; from the coding sequence TTGGTAAAAATAGGCGACATAGAGTTAGGGGAGTTTCCGTTATTGCTGGCACCGATGGAAGACGTGAGTGATCCGCCTTTCAGGCAGGTGTGTAAAGAAAACGGGGCAGATCTGATGTACACCGAGTTTGTGTCGTCAGAAGGGCTCATCCGAAATGCCGCCAAGAGTGTTCAGAAACTGGATATTTTTGAATATGAAAGGCCTATCGGTATTCAGCTATTTGGAAGCGACCCCGATACCATGGCCGAATGCACCCGCATTGCTACCGCCGCCAATCCTGATTTGATAGATATCAATTATGGTTGTCCGGTAAAAAAAGTGGCTTGTCGTGGGGCAGGGGCGGGACTATTGCAAGATATTCCAATGATGACTCAAATGACCAAAGAGGTTGTGGAAGCCACCCATCTGCCTGTGACAGTGAAAACCCGCCTGGGCTGGGATGAAAGTACTAAAAATATCGAAGAAGTAGCTGAGCGATTGCAGGACGTGGGCATTCAGGCTCTTACTATTCACGGGCGTACCCGCTCTCAGATGTACAAAGGGGAGGCAGATTGGTCTCTCATTGCCAAAGTAAAAAATAACCCCAGGATAAAAATCCCGATTTTTGGGAATGGTGATATCGACAGCCCAGAAAAAGCTCTGGAATATAGAAACAGGTTCGGAGTGGATGGAATCATGATTGGGCGTGCTGCTATAGGTTATCCATGGATTTTTGATGAGATAAAACACTATTTCGCTACCGGAGAGCATATGACTACACCCACTATGGATCAGCGGGTTGATGCCGCAAAAAAGCATCTGATTTTTTCGATTGAATGGAAAGGTGATACGCTTGGAATGCTGGAGATGAGAAGGCATTATAGTAATTATTTCAGGGGCTTACAACACTTTAAAGAATACCGGATGAAACTGGTTAAAAGCCTGGAAAAACAGGAACTTTTCGATACTTTGGAGCAAATAAGAAGAGAATTCGGAGAGATAGTGCTTCAATCAAAAGCGATTCATGTAGAATACGGCGGGGCTGATTGA